The Solanum lycopersicum chromosome 9, SLM_r2.1 genome window below encodes:
- the LOC138338361 gene encoding uncharacterized protein, translating to MASTSKKFRKGGEFSGSYSRGKSSGDCSARPIQSSVLAVAGGPPQTGQHFSEFGRYPQAFSFSHRSMLDSRECYGCGETGHIRRFCSKQSYRPPIVRGRGGHGRGRHSGVRGGQGNGGNQISRGGGQAGATAAQHGRGKGRTGDRAHCYAFPRRSEAETSDAVITVLMQDKNVIAYASRQLKGHERNYPTHDLELAAVVIALKKWRHYLYGVKCEVYTDHRSLQYVFTQKNLNLRKRRWMELLKDYDITILYHPGKANVVADAFSRKVGSMGSLAHLQVSRRPLAREVQTLANDFMRLKVLEKGGFLARVEVRSSFLDKIKVRQFADEKLIRIREMVKYEHQRPGGIFKRMPIPEWKCKRITMDFVVGLPKTLSKHDSIWEKLLAAQNRQKEYADRKVRDLDFMEGEQVLLKVTPMKVVMRFGKRGKLSLRYIGPFEVLKREGEMAYELALPPGLS from the exons atggcatcgacatctaagaagtttcgtaagggaggtgaatttagtggttcttactccagggGGAAAAGTTCAGGAGATTGctcagcccgacctattcagtcttcagtgctggctgtagctgggggtccaccgcagaccggtcagcatttctctgagtttggacgTTATCCCCAGGCTTTTTCGTTCTCACATAGgtctatgcttgactccagagagtgttatggatgtggagagactggacatattaggaggttttgttcaaaacagagttacagacccccaatagttagaggtagaggtggtcacgggagaggccgtcattctggagtaCGTGGTggacaaggtaatggtggtaaccaaatcagccggggtggcgggcaagctggagctactgcagcacaacatggtaggggcaaggggcggacaggtgatagggcccattgttatgctttccccagGAGGTcagaagcagagacatctgatgctgttatcacag tgctaatgcaggataagaatgtaattgcttatgcttcgaggcaactaAAGGgtcatgaacgtaactatccgacccatgatttggagttggctgcagtcgtgattgcattaaagaaatggagacattatctatatggggttaagtgtgaagtctatacagatcatcgcagTTTACAGTATGTATTTACTcagaaaaatttgaatttgagaaagaggaggtggatggaactactaaaggactacgatattactatcttgtaccacccaggaaaagctaatgttgtggcagatgcttttaGTAGAAAggtagggagcatgggaagtctagctcacttgcaggtttctagacgcccattggctagagaggttcagactctggctaatgactttatgaggttgaAAGTACtggagaagggaggatttttggcccgTGTGGAGgtaagatcttcttttcttgataagattaagGTAAGGCAGTTTGcggatgagaaactgatccggattcgagagatg gtaaagtatgaacaccagaggcctggagggatatttaagagaatgcccattcctgaatggaagtgcaAGAGAATtacaatggacttcgtggttggtcttccaaagacattaagtaagcatgactccatttgg gaaaagcttctagctgctcagaacaggcagaaagaatatgcagatcgaaaggttagggacttggattttatggagggtgagcaagtcttgctgaaggttacACCCATGAAAgtggtgatgcggtttggtaagcgaggtaagcttagtttaaggtatattggtccatttgaagttctgaagcgcgagGGGGAGATGGcatatgaattggcattgcctccaggactgtcatGA